A region from the Acanthopagrus latus isolate v.2019 chromosome 8, fAcaLat1.1, whole genome shotgun sequence genome encodes:
- the foxb1a gene encoding forkhead box protein B1a, producing MIVDTHAQTSRMPRPGRNTYSDQKPPYSYISLTAMAIQSCPEKMLPLSEIYKFIMDRFPYYRENTQRWQNSLRHNLSFNDCFIKIPRRPDQPGKGSFWALHPSCGDMFENGSFLRRRKRFKVLTSSDHLAPSKQSDAAHYLQQQAKLRLSALAATGTHLPQMSTYNLGVSQTSTFKHPFAIENIIAREYKVPGSLAFSTMQSMSAGYPLHNQLTTAWPHMYNTSVIDTAAPISMAGGDYSAYGMPIKSLCHGGQSLPAIPVPIKPTPTSMPGFSALPPHIPAFLSNSPQSLSPTSPQTATSQSSPATPSETLTSPSTLQSVAVH from the coding sequence ACATCGAGGATGCCTCGTCCGGGGAGAAACACGTACAGCGATCAGAAGCCACCTTACTCCTACATCTCCCTCACTGCCATGGCGATCCAGAGCTGCCCCGAGAAGATGCTGCCCCTCAGTGAAATTTACAAGTTCATCATGGATAGGTTCCCCTACTACAGGGAAAACACTCAGCGGTGGCAGAACTCGCTGCGACACAACCTGTCCTTCAACGACTGCTTCATTAAGATCCCCCGGCGCCCAGATCAGCCAGGTAAGGGCAGTTTCTGGGCTCTGCACCCCAGCTGCGGGGACATGTTTGAGAATGGAAGTTTCTTGAGGCGCCGCAAAAGGTTCAAAGTGTTGACTTCGTCCGATCACTTGGCGCCGAGCAAGCAGTCGGATGCTGCGCATTACCTCCAGCAGCAAGCCAAGCTGAGGCTGAGCGCGCTGGCGGCCACCGGCACGCACCTGCCCCAGATGTCAACCTACAACCTCGGAGTGTCTCAGACGTCAACTTTCAAGCACCCGTTCGCCATCGAGAACATCATCGCCCGAGAGTACAAGGTCCCGGGGAGCCTGGCGTTCTCCACCATGCAGTCCATGTCTGCCGGGTACCCGCTCCACAACCAGCTGACGACAGCCTGGCCCCACATGTACAACACCAGCGTGATTGACACGGCGGCCCCCATCTCCATGGCGGGCGGCGACTACAGTGCCTACGGCATGCCCATCAAGTCCCTGTGTCACGGGGGACAGTCCTTACCGGCTATCCCCGTGCCGATCAAGCCCACCCCGACCTCCATGCCCGGTTTCTCGGCGTTACCGCCACACATCCCCGCCTTTCTATCAAACTCTCCACAGTCCCTGAGCCCGACGTCCCCACAGACAGCGACGAGCCAAAGCAGCCCTGCGACCCCGAGCGAGACTCTGACGAGCCCCTCCACACTGCAGTCTGTGGCCGTGCACTGA